One segment of Streptomyces sp. NBC_01463 DNA contains the following:
- a CDS encoding anti-sigma factor: MSDAGLHTMTGAYALHALPDSERREFERHLGDCEACSVEVRELSETATRLGLAVSAAPPRELRERVLQEIATVRQEPPSGGHRARTTSAGRTTASRTSRWPKFALAASLAAAAGFGGIAVWQNQEAQEARQDSRAAQQESDQLAQVLAAPDAQTRSGSLEDGGKGTVVVSKSQNRAVFLASGLAEAPAGKVYQLWFDDDGTMRSAGLMQASGTSPTTYASLLDGPVDQATGMGVTVEPAGGSAQPTSAPLALMNLPSA; encoded by the coding sequence ATGAGCGACGCCGGACTGCACACGATGACCGGGGCCTACGCCCTGCACGCGCTGCCGGACTCCGAACGCCGGGAGTTCGAACGCCACCTGGGCGACTGCGAGGCCTGCTCCGTCGAGGTGCGCGAGCTCTCGGAGACCGCGACCCGGCTCGGGCTCGCCGTCTCGGCCGCACCGCCGCGGGAACTGCGCGAGCGGGTGCTGCAGGAGATCGCGACCGTGCGCCAGGAGCCGCCGTCCGGCGGCCACCGCGCCCGCACCACGAGCGCCGGCCGTACCACCGCGAGCCGCACGTCCCGGTGGCCGAAGTTCGCGCTCGCCGCGAGCCTGGCCGCCGCCGCCGGCTTCGGCGGGATCGCGGTGTGGCAGAACCAGGAGGCACAGGAGGCCCGGCAGGACTCCCGCGCCGCCCAGCAGGAGAGCGACCAGCTCGCGCAGGTCCTCGCCGCACCCGACGCACAGACCCGGTCCGGGTCCCTGGAGGACGGCGGGAAGGGCACGGTCGTGGTGTCCAAGAGCCAGAACCGCGCCGTGTTCCTCGCCTCGGGACTCGCCGAGGCGCCCGCGGGCAAGGTCTACCAGCTGTGGTTCGACGACGACGGCACGATGCGCTCCGCCGGTCTGATGCAGGCGTCGGGCACCTCGCCGACGACGTACGCCAGCCTGCTCGACGGCCCGGTGGACCAGGCGACCGGCATGGGTGTCACCGTCGAGCCGGCGGGCGGATCGGCGCAGCCGACCTCGGCCCCGCTGGCCCTGATGAACCTTCCGTCGGCATGA
- a CDS encoding sigma-70 family RNA polymerase sigma factor, producing MKEAVHISGLASAGPDLQELLGMVARGDQDAFAQVYEAVCGPVLGLVRSVLRDPAQSEEVAQEVLVEVWRTAPRFRAARGSAMNWVLTLAHHRAVDRVRSVEATTAREHKAALLDRTPAFDDVTEQVESRLEREQVRRCMRTLSELQRESVTLAYYRGLTYREVAELLATPLGTIKTRLRDGLIRLRDCLGVSA from the coding sequence GTGAAAGAAGCCGTGCACATCAGCGGATTGGCCTCGGCGGGGCCCGATCTCCAGGAGCTCCTGGGGATGGTCGCCCGGGGCGATCAGGATGCGTTCGCGCAGGTGTACGAGGCCGTCTGCGGGCCGGTGCTCGGTCTGGTGCGCAGCGTCCTGCGCGATCCCGCCCAGTCGGAGGAGGTCGCGCAGGAGGTACTGGTCGAGGTGTGGCGCACGGCGCCGCGCTTCCGGGCCGCCCGCGGGAGCGCCATGAACTGGGTGCTGACGCTGGCCCACCACCGGGCGGTGGACCGGGTGCGCTCGGTCGAGGCGACAACGGCCCGTGAGCACAAGGCGGCGCTGCTCGACCGCACCCCCGCCTTCGACGACGTCACCGAACAGGTGGAGAGCCGGCTGGAGCGGGAACAGGTCCGCCGCTGCATGCGGACCCTGTCCGAACTCCAGCGCGAGTCCGTCACCCTCGCGTACTACCGCGGACTGACCTATCGCGAAGTGGCAGAGCTGCTCGCGACACCGCTGGGAACCATCAAGACTCGACTGCGCGACGGACTGATCCGGCTGCGCGACTGCCTCGGGGTGAGCGCATGA